The following are encoded together in the Coffea arabica cultivar ET-39 chromosome 1c, Coffea Arabica ET-39 HiFi, whole genome shotgun sequence genome:
- the LOC113722463 gene encoding uncharacterized protein isoform X1: MDITRLRAHKATKLLFPPINRLLITSTAQDNIHSNRNNQPEKQQQQHQKPQLTKPIPKSKPLPGKEQWIDKEKVGIGERNNLAKWVSSILSKERLDFSKCKDLLTLLSPLQFEGIFLDIHQTVKPLAALKFFYFSSNSCGFRFSLRSYCILIRLLVISNLDSAARLLLIRLIDGKLSVFCDNLRINDGHGDNGKHLELAALFADLSMGNSQVDVRILDMLVHVFASQFKVSGGLNSSLDVICMLARRGLFPSLRTGVFVLSSLVKANELHKSYEAFDILCSGFVPDVFMFSIAINAYCKGRRVEDAMRLFQKMEEMGVAPNVVTYNNIIHGLCENHNVEEAFEFKEKMVNNGVKPSIVTYSTLINALVKLENFDQANIVLKEMIDTGFVPNEIVYNTLIDGYCRIGDIQCAIELRDNMIIHGLVPNSVTLGSLVSGFCKVNQIDRAVQLVEEKLSEGLCMNAGGFTSFIHELCKKSQLGSALRFTKEMILRNMKPNDTLLTRLIEGLCKNKNHSDAVELWFLLLKKSFKVNTVASNALIHGLCEAGRMQDAVRLLKEMLERNVPLDRITYNTLIYGWCREGELDGGFKLREEMVKRGIVPDIVTYNLLMHGLCEEGKIEEAMMLWNECERIGLVPDAYTHGIMIDGFCKDGKVEEGRILFDKLSRHNIELNSIIYNIMIGGYCRNGSITEAIKLRDEMRIKGILVTCATYSCLIHAMCKTGCVEDAKSLFDEMRTDSLVPNVVCYTALIGGYCKLGQMNEARKLLQEMSLCDIHPNEITYTVVIDGYCRSGNMKEATHLLAEMVKNGIIPDSVTYSILTNGICKEGKIEEAFKLCDNMLQTGFKVDDAIYTSLVSRLHQPSAVAQED, translated from the coding sequence ATGGACATTACAAGACTGAGAGCTCACAAAGCTACAAAGTTGCTGTTTCCACCTATCAATCGCCTTTTAATTACATCAACAGCCCAAGACAATATCCATTCTAACCGTAACAACCAACCCGAGAAACAACAGCAACAACATCAGAAGCCACAGCTGACTAAGCCAATACCAAAGTCTAAGCCTTTACCAGGGAAAGAACAATGGATCGATAAGGAAAAGGTTGGAATTGGTGAACGAAACAATTTGGCGAAGTGGGTTAGTTCTATTTTATCAAAAGAGCGTTTAGATTTTTCCAAGTGTAAAGATTTGCTGACCCTTTTGTCTCCTTTGCAATTTGAGGGTATTTTCCTTGACATTCATCAGACTGTGAAACCTTTAGCTGCTTTgaagttcttttatttttcgtcgaattcttgtggttttagATTTAGTCTTAGATCGTATTGTATCTTGATTCGTCTCCTTGTTATTTCCAACCTTGACTCAGCTGCCCGGTTGCTTTTGATAAGGCTGATCGATGGAAAATTGAGTGTTTTTTGTGATAATTTGAGAATTAATGATGGTCATGGTGATAACGGTAAGCATTTGGAGCTCGCTGCTTTATTTGCTGATTTAAGTATGGGAAATTCTCAGGTTGATGTTAGGATACTTGACATGTTGGTTCATGTTTTTGCATCTCAATTTAAGGTTTCGGGTGGCTTGAATTCTTCATTGGATGTGATTTGTATGTTGGCGAGAAGGGGGTTGTTTCCCTCTTTGAGAACGGGTGTTTTTGTGTTGAGTTCTCTTGTCAAAGCGAATGAGCTTCACAAGAGTTATGAGGCTTTTGATATTCTGTGCTCAGGCTTTGTTCCCGATGTTTTTATGTTTAGCATTGCCATCAATGCATATTGTAAAGGAAGAAGGGTTGAGGATGCAATGAGGTTGTTTCAAAAAATGGAGGAGATGGGTGTTGCTCCAAATGTTGTTacttataataatattattcATGGTCTGTGCGAGAATCACAATGTAGAGGAAGCTTTTGAATTCAAGGAGAAAATGGTTAACAATGGTGTAAAACCTAGTATTGTTACGTACAGTACGCTTATTAATGCTTTGGTAAAACTTGAGAATTTTGATCAAGCAAACATTGTTTTGAAGGAAATGATTGACACAGGATTTGTGCCAAATGAGATTGTTTATAACACTCTCATAGATGGTTATTGCAGAATTGGAGACATTCAGTGTGCAATAGAGTTAAGGGATAATATGATAATTCATGGCTTAGTTCCTAATTCAGTTACTCTTGGTTCTCTTGTCAGTGGGTTCTGCAAGGTAAATCAAATTGATCGAGCTGTACAGCTGGTAGAGGAGAAGTTATCGGAAGGGTTGTGCATGAATGCTGGTggctttacttcttttattcATGAGTTATGTAAAAAGTCACAGCTGGGCTCTGCGCTACGATTCACAAAGGAAATGATATTGCGAAATATGAAACCAAATGACACATTACTGACCAGATTAATTGAGGGGCTCTGCAAGAACAAGAACCATTCAGATGCAGTGGAGCTTTGGTTCCTGCTGCTGAAGAAAAGTTTTAAAGTCAATACAGTAGCCTCAAATGCTCTCATTCATGGACTATGTGAAGCTGGTAGGATGCAGGATGCTGTTAGGCTTCTTAAAGAGATGTTAGAAAGAAATGTGCCACTAGACAGAATCACTTACAACACACTCATTTATGGTTGGTGCAGAGAGGGAGAGTTGGATGGTGGATTTAAACTCAGAGAAGAAATGGTTAAGCGGGGGATTGTACCGGACATTGTTACATACAATTTACTGATGCATGGGCTTTGTGAGGAGGGAAAGATTGAGGAAGCAATGATGCTTTGGAATGAATGTGAAAGGATTGGCCTTGTTCCCGATGCCTATACACATGGGATCATGATAGATGGATTCTGCAAAGATGGAAAAGTTGAAGAGGGCAGAATTCTCTTTGATAAGTTGAGCAGACACAATATTGAGTTAAACTCCATTATTTATAATATAATGATTGGAGGTTATTGTAGAAATGGGAGTATAACAGAAGCTATTAAACTGCGTGATGAAATGAGAATCAAAGGCATCCTAGTTACATGTGCTACCTATTCTTGTCTCATACATGCAATGTGCAAGACTGGTTGTGTTGAGGATGCCAAAAGCCTTTTTGATGAAATGAGAACGGACAGCTTGGTACCTAATGTTGTCTGTTATACTGCACTAATTGGTGGCTACTGTAAGCtaggtcaaatgaatgaagcaAGGAAACTCCTGCAGGAAATGTCTTTATGTGACATTCACCCTAATGAGATTACCTACACTGTAGTTATTGATGGGTATTGTAGGTCTGGGAATATGAAAGAAGCAACTCACCTACTTGCTGAGATGGTAAAGAATGGAATTATTCCAGATTCTGTCACTTACAGTATACTAACAAATGGAATTTgtaaagaaggaaaaatagaagAGGCCTTCAAGTTATGCGATAACATGTTGCAAACAGGATTTAAAGTAGATGATGCTATATATACTTCTTTAGTCAGTCGTTTGCACCAACCTTCTGCAGTTGCGCAAGAAGACTGA
- the LOC113722463 gene encoding uncharacterized protein isoform X2 codes for MDITRLRAHKATKLLFPPINRLLITSTAQDNIHSNRNNQPEKQQQQHQKPQLTKPIPKSKPLPGKEQWIDKEKVGIGERNNLAKWVSSILSKERLDFSKCKDLLTLLSPLQFEAARLLLIRLIDGKLSVFCDNLRINDGHGDNGKHLELAALFADLSMGNSQVDVRILDMLVHVFASQFKVSGGLNSSLDVICMLARRGLFPSLRTGVFVLSSLVKANELHKSYEAFDILCSGFVPDVFMFSIAINAYCKGRRVEDAMRLFQKMEEMGVAPNVVTYNNIIHGLCENHNVEEAFEFKEKMVNNGVKPSIVTYSTLINALVKLENFDQANIVLKEMIDTGFVPNEIVYNTLIDGYCRIGDIQCAIELRDNMIIHGLVPNSVTLGSLVSGFCKVNQIDRAVQLVEEKLSEGLCMNAGGFTSFIHELCKKSQLGSALRFTKEMILRNMKPNDTLLTRLIEGLCKNKNHSDAVELWFLLLKKSFKVNTVASNALIHGLCEAGRMQDAVRLLKEMLERNVPLDRITYNTLIYGWCREGELDGGFKLREEMVKRGIVPDIVTYNLLMHGLCEEGKIEEAMMLWNECERIGLVPDAYTHGIMIDGFCKDGKVEEGRILFDKLSRHNIELNSIIYNIMIGGYCRNGSITEAIKLRDEMRIKGILVTCATYSCLIHAMCKTGCVEDAKSLFDEMRTDSLVPNVVCYTALIGGYCKLGQMNEARKLLQEMSLCDIHPNEITYTVVIDGYCRSGNMKEATHLLAEMVKNGIIPDSVTYSILTNGICKEGKIEEAFKLCDNMLQTGFKVDDAIYTSLVSRLHQPSAVAQED; via the exons ATGGACATTACAAGACTGAGAGCTCACAAAGCTACAAAGTTGCTGTTTCCACCTATCAATCGCCTTTTAATTACATCAACAGCCCAAGACAATATCCATTCTAACCGTAACAACCAACCCGAGAAACAACAGCAACAACATCAGAAGCCACAGCTGACTAAGCCAATACCAAAGTCTAAGCCTTTACCAGGGAAAGAACAATGGATCGATAAGGAAAAGGTTGGAATTGGTGAACGAAACAATTTGGCGAAGTGGGTTAGTTCTATTTTATCAAAAGAGCGTTTAGATTTTTCCAAGTGTAAAGATTTGCTGACCCTTTTGTCTCCTTTGCAATTTGAGG CTGCCCGGTTGCTTTTGATAAGGCTGATCGATGGAAAATTGAGTGTTTTTTGTGATAATTTGAGAATTAATGATGGTCATGGTGATAACGGTAAGCATTTGGAGCTCGCTGCTTTATTTGCTGATTTAAGTATGGGAAATTCTCAGGTTGATGTTAGGATACTTGACATGTTGGTTCATGTTTTTGCATCTCAATTTAAGGTTTCGGGTGGCTTGAATTCTTCATTGGATGTGATTTGTATGTTGGCGAGAAGGGGGTTGTTTCCCTCTTTGAGAACGGGTGTTTTTGTGTTGAGTTCTCTTGTCAAAGCGAATGAGCTTCACAAGAGTTATGAGGCTTTTGATATTCTGTGCTCAGGCTTTGTTCCCGATGTTTTTATGTTTAGCATTGCCATCAATGCATATTGTAAAGGAAGAAGGGTTGAGGATGCAATGAGGTTGTTTCAAAAAATGGAGGAGATGGGTGTTGCTCCAAATGTTGTTacttataataatattattcATGGTCTGTGCGAGAATCACAATGTAGAGGAAGCTTTTGAATTCAAGGAGAAAATGGTTAACAATGGTGTAAAACCTAGTATTGTTACGTACAGTACGCTTATTAATGCTTTGGTAAAACTTGAGAATTTTGATCAAGCAAACATTGTTTTGAAGGAAATGATTGACACAGGATTTGTGCCAAATGAGATTGTTTATAACACTCTCATAGATGGTTATTGCAGAATTGGAGACATTCAGTGTGCAATAGAGTTAAGGGATAATATGATAATTCATGGCTTAGTTCCTAATTCAGTTACTCTTGGTTCTCTTGTCAGTGGGTTCTGCAAGGTAAATCAAATTGATCGAGCTGTACAGCTGGTAGAGGAGAAGTTATCGGAAGGGTTGTGCATGAATGCTGGTggctttacttcttttattcATGAGTTATGTAAAAAGTCACAGCTGGGCTCTGCGCTACGATTCACAAAGGAAATGATATTGCGAAATATGAAACCAAATGACACATTACTGACCAGATTAATTGAGGGGCTCTGCAAGAACAAGAACCATTCAGATGCAGTGGAGCTTTGGTTCCTGCTGCTGAAGAAAAGTTTTAAAGTCAATACAGTAGCCTCAAATGCTCTCATTCATGGACTATGTGAAGCTGGTAGGATGCAGGATGCTGTTAGGCTTCTTAAAGAGATGTTAGAAAGAAATGTGCCACTAGACAGAATCACTTACAACACACTCATTTATGGTTGGTGCAGAGAGGGAGAGTTGGATGGTGGATTTAAACTCAGAGAAGAAATGGTTAAGCGGGGGATTGTACCGGACATTGTTACATACAATTTACTGATGCATGGGCTTTGTGAGGAGGGAAAGATTGAGGAAGCAATGATGCTTTGGAATGAATGTGAAAGGATTGGCCTTGTTCCCGATGCCTATACACATGGGATCATGATAGATGGATTCTGCAAAGATGGAAAAGTTGAAGAGGGCAGAATTCTCTTTGATAAGTTGAGCAGACACAATATTGAGTTAAACTCCATTATTTATAATATAATGATTGGAGGTTATTGTAGAAATGGGAGTATAACAGAAGCTATTAAACTGCGTGATGAAATGAGAATCAAAGGCATCCTAGTTACATGTGCTACCTATTCTTGTCTCATACATGCAATGTGCAAGACTGGTTGTGTTGAGGATGCCAAAAGCCTTTTTGATGAAATGAGAACGGACAGCTTGGTACCTAATGTTGTCTGTTATACTGCACTAATTGGTGGCTACTGTAAGCtaggtcaaatgaatgaagcaAGGAAACTCCTGCAGGAAATGTCTTTATGTGACATTCACCCTAATGAGATTACCTACACTGTAGTTATTGATGGGTATTGTAGGTCTGGGAATATGAAAGAAGCAACTCACCTACTTGCTGAGATGGTAAAGAATGGAATTATTCCAGATTCTGTCACTTACAGTATACTAACAAATGGAATTTgtaaagaaggaaaaatagaagAGGCCTTCAAGTTATGCGATAACATGTTGCAAACAGGATTTAAAGTAGATGATGCTATATATACTTCTTTAGTCAGTCGTTTGCACCAACCTTCTGCAGTTGCGCAAGAAGACTGA